Genomic segment of Pseudovibrio brasiliensis:
TGAATGTGGCTGGCTTGTTCTTTTCAAAAAAGAAATGCCCAATCCATGCAAAGCCATAGCCGACCACGGGCACGGCGAGCAGCCATGTCCAGAGGCCGAAGGTGATGATGTAGGCGACCAGCCCAAGTACAAGGGCCGTTCCGGTGAAGTGCAGGCGGCGGCTGACCACGTTCTGGTGCTCTGCCAGATAAAACGGATAGAACTCTTTGAAACTGCCAAACTGCTGGTTATGGCTGTTGTTGGCTTCACTCATTGCATTATCCCCCCTTAATCTGCCGATAGTACGTTAACAGCACTGCGGCCTGACGCGTGATGAATAATCGCGCGCGTTCTCCCAATCCTGCCTCTTTTTCCGGAAGAAGCATAGACCTGACCAATCTACGCATGGCGCGGGCGTGTTCGCGGTAGCGCTGTGTCGGGTTCTGGCCCTTGCTGCGCTGTTCCATGGTGATGTTGGTGTGGTTTTGGCCGCGCACCAGCAAAGCAGACTGGTTGTCGGCCCGCACATTGCTTTTGGCCGCCACATAGCGGATGGCAAAGCCAATACGTCGGTCATCTGTAGTGTTGGCGTCAGAGCCATGCACCAGCTGGAAATGATGCAAAGACATCTCTCCGGGCTTCAGCTCCATATAGATCTGACGTTCCGGTTCCAACTCCTCAACCGGAATTTCCTGTCCGCGGGTGAGCAGGTTGTCTTTGGCGTAGGTGTTGATTTGCGTGCGGATGGATTTGTGGCTGCCCGGTTCCACCTTCATCACGCCAGACTGAGCCGTCGCAGGGCTGAGCGCAACCCAGGCGGTGACCACATCGTCCGCGTCCACGCCCCAGTAAGCTGCATCCTGATGCATGGAGACATAGGATTTGCTGCCCGCTTCCTTGGTGAATAGGTTGGTCATCAGGCACAGAATATCCGGGCCGATCAGCTGTTCAACCGCATCCAGAATAACCGGATGGTGCACCAACTCGTCCGCCCAGTCATACAACAGGTAGGATTTGTTGCACTGTGCCTTGTCGAGTGGATGGCCTTGTAGCTTTTCGACGGCCTCCAGCTCCGCACGCATGCGGATGGCGTCGTCTGATCCCAACACCTTGATTGGGAACAAAAATCCCTCGCTTTGGTATTGGTCTGTGTCGATTGTGTTGGCGGTGTCTGTCAATGTCATGCTGGAACCATCCTTGAAATAAGCGTTGCGAAGGTTGCAATAAGACCGAGTGAAGCTGCGCCAAGAAGAACTGAAAGTGCCGGTATACGTTCGCGTGTGCCGGTGTACGGGTCCAACCGCGTGAACAGCATGGCGTAAAGATTGCCGGTCATGAACGCCCATGCGCAAAGCATAAGAACAACGCCGGCTGCACTTTCAAAAATCAAAGCAGAAATGATGAGTGCGCCGCAAGCTAGATAGTCATCAATGGATAACGGCCAATATTTGTAGGTTCTGACCAAAATGAGTGTTTCGCCCACGCAGAGTATTGCTGCGAGAACAATTGCGTAAATTGGCAGATAAGTTTGAAACTCCCCCAAAGTTCTCCCTCCCAAATTGTGGAAACAGCGTTACCGAGTCTTGTTGATGTGTCAAGTTAATTGATCTCGATCAATTCCGGAGTGTTTTTCGGTACATCTTCGGACAAGGCGGCTAGGAGACAAATGAAAACCGGATACAATGGGAGAAGTTGGGGGGAGCCAATAAGAATGACCGTGGACGTAGACCGCAGAACAATAAAGCCGGAAGCGCTTGAAACACTTCGCAAAACCATTCTGGAGATCTTCTCCTCCGGAATGTATCAGGACGTGGGAATCCGGCAGATCTGCCAGCAGGCACGTGTGAGCCCACAAACGGTTTACAAGTACTTTGGCAACAAGGAGGAGATGCTCTACGCTTGCATCAAAGGGGATCTTGAAAACCTTTATGCAGAAGCGATGCAGGCAGCCCAAGAGGCTGAGAGCACGGTCGATAAGTGCCTTACCTTTCTGGATATCTGGTGCGAGTTCTATTTCGCCAACCCAAGCATCGCCCGCATCGTGTTCCTGAACATTCCGCAGGCCTATTGGATGGGCCAAACCCAGTTCACGCACGTTGCTTTGCATGATGAAACCACGCGTATCATCGCAGACGGCCAGAGTGAGGGAACCGTCTGGGATGAAACATCCGCTGAGCTGCTGGGACAGGCCATCATGGGCATGGCCCACCGCCTGCTCACCCGCTGGCTGATGACCGATAATGTCAGCGGCGAGGAAACCAAGCAGGCCCTCGCAAAAAGCATCAAAAAACTTCTGCAGCCTTAAGGGAAGAGGGGCCTAATCCAGCTCAATGTCGGTAGCGTGTGAGATGAGGCGTTTCAGGCTGTTGGTGCCTTCATCGACGGATTTTTGCGCCTGAATGGCTTTGCCGTTCTCAAGGTGGCCTTGCGCATTATCG
This window contains:
- a CDS encoding DUF962 domain-containing protein encodes the protein MSEANNSHNQQFGSFKEFYPFYLAEHQNVVSRRLHFTGTALVLGLVAYIITFGLWTWLLAVPVVGYGFAWIGHFFFEKNKPATFKFPFYSLLGDFVMFFDILRGKVSILR
- a CDS encoding TetR/AcrR family transcriptional regulator; its protein translation is MTVDVDRRTIKPEALETLRKTILEIFSSGMYQDVGIRQICQQARVSPQTVYKYFGNKEEMLYACIKGDLENLYAEAMQAAQEAESTVDKCLTFLDIWCEFYFANPSIARIVFLNIPQAYWMGQTQFTHVALHDETTRIIADGQSEGTVWDETSAELLGQAIMGMAHRLLTRWLMTDNVSGEETKQALAKSIKKLLQP
- a CDS encoding phytanoyl-CoA dioxygenase family protein, which translates into the protein MTLTDTANTIDTDQYQSEGFLFPIKVLGSDDAIRMRAELEAVEKLQGHPLDKAQCNKSYLLYDWADELVHHPVILDAVEQLIGPDILCLMTNLFTKEAGSKSYVSMHQDAAYWGVDADDVVTAWVALSPATAQSGVMKVEPGSHKSIRTQINTYAKDNLLTRGQEIPVEELEPERQIYMELKPGEMSLHHFQLVHGSDANTTDDRRIGFAIRYVAAKSNVRADNQSALLVRGQNHTNITMEQRSKGQNPTQRYREHARAMRRLVRSMLLPEKEAGLGERARLFITRQAAVLLTYYRQIKGG